In Mastacembelus armatus chromosome 4, fMasArm1.2, whole genome shotgun sequence, the following are encoded in one genomic region:
- the dnttip2 gene encoding deoxynucleotidyltransferase terminal-interacting protein 2 yields the protein MVATRRGGRVESPTKTNPEQPSDVQATPSTGRITRRTAKLAESPAQHTLVETSKQLAKKEASSPLPSVRRCTRASRLHSPEQPSTPVGSTHEADVSDLESCCSVVSDIELPVTRSSRRRQPLGVRREEEEISEVESCSSAVSVSKPGRVSRRSTRIKTVPETSDPKAEDVKVNQVLETESCSSVASESKRVTRSQRKTACTRSSAKQQTEDSEVSDADSCMSGVSGADVSKSTTRRTTRSVRRTGPIPMYLDEASESPHSPASTGRPSRAARGKAAVGADTSEPQSCESDGFESGPANSMTTPRQGKTQSRAPKSMYSDSELMDTHSQKGSPCSTRDTGTPCSSRTGSGNSHSVKDLSVVEEKVGEATKDDSSLSDSRLESTVIAEDADCTLLEEDGSQTPNLVPDEGDTKQAEKAVNVISEEDSHVSVSDGPECAESSVSEPAVSTTVQQEEPSAENKDGDTLEMEEMQEMIPSSEPLEPCQSVIATTNDRASEIMKEEDKGMEVADVDTPSSQASEAVGEDAVVETRPSVVEKMEVSTLSTDAQQVVDTCENQVTAIQVTSSQRITADSDSDEKPRDIIVQNRKGISLLESSDDEDEYAEEEEEEGESSGAEEEEDLGDMEEERAGPSKKSGIAGTSVEGLFVIDTRPGQEADEHYYKEAPTEEAEQEEQDEEFVDEEGDEDDDDEDAQILFSSRNPQLKELSSRIDPGIRVKELGGLYINFDGSKSKPVSSSLQKLKEKKIQDEVMKKSVIGPDFEKKDAVPPYSESKQALKLKRKAEREKSTGDGWFNMKAPELTQELKGDLQVLKMRGSMDSKRFYKKNDRDGFPKYFQIGTVEDSAVDFYHSRIPKKQRKRTMVEELLADAEFRHNNKKKYQHILMEKAAQKAGKKSKKNQFHKK from the exons ATGGTGGCCACCAGGAGAGGAGGACGCGTGGAGTCTCCGACTAAAACAAACCCTGAGCAGCCCTCGGATGTCCAG GCCACTCCTTCCACCGGTCGGATAACCAGGAGGACTGCTAAACTAGCAGAGAGTCCTGCTCAGCACACCCTTGTGGAGACCAGTAAGCAGCTTGCCAAAAAAGAGGCATCTTCACCACTACCATCAGTGAGAAGATGCACCAGAGCTTCCAGACTCCACAGTCCAGAGCAGCCCTCCACACCAGTGGGCTCCACTCACGAAGCGGACGTGTCAGACCTGGAGTCTTGCTGCTCTGTGGTGTCGGATATCGAACTACCGGTGACCCGGTCCAGCAGGAGGAGGCAGCCCCTTGGAGTGAGACGGGAAGAAGAGGAGATATCAGAGGTGGAGTCGTGCTCGTCCGCAGTGTCCGTATCAAAACCTGGCCGAGTTAGCCGGCGGAGCACAAGGATTAAGACGGTTCCTGAAACCTCTGACCCTAAAGCGGAAGATGTCAAAGTCAACCAGGTGCTGGAGACCGAGTCCTGTAGCTCTGTGGCGTCAGAATCCAAGAGGGTCACACGAAGTCAGAGAAAAACTGCTTGTACCAGATCATCTGCCAAACAGCAAACCGAAGACTCAGAGGTCTCAGATGCAGACAGCTGCATGTCCGGTGTCTCAGGAGCTGACGTTTCTAAGTCGACCACCCGCAGAACCACGAGATCCGTTAGGCGAACAGGTCCCATTCCCATGTACCTGGATGAGGCCTCAGAAAGCCCTCACTCCCCTGCCTCGACAGGTCGTCCTTCCAGAGCAGCAAGAGGGAAGGCGGCAGTTGGTGCAGATACCAGTGAGCCACAGTCCTGTGAATCTGATGGGTTTGAGTCTGGGCCTGCTAACAGTATGACCACTCCCAGACAGGGCAAGACACAGTCCAGAGCTCCCAAATCCATGTATTCAGACTCTGAGCTGATGGACACGCATTCCCAGAAGGGCAGCCCCTGCTCCACCCGAGACACAGGGACCCCCTGCAGCAGCCGGACGGGCTCGGGTAACAGTCACTCAGTCAAAGATCTCAGTGTGGTTGAAGAAAAAGTTGGAGAGGCCACTAAAGACGACAGTTCATTAAGTGACTCTAGGTTAGAAAGTACAGTGATCGCTGAGGATGCAGACTGCACGCTGTTGGAGGAAGATGGAAGCCAAACACCGAATCTTGTACCAGACGAGGGCGACACAAAACAAGCTGAAAAGGCAGTAAACGTCATCTCAGAAGAAGACTCCCATGTTTCAGTGTCAGACGGTCCCGAGTGTGCTGAAAGCAGCGTTAGTGAGCCTGCAGTGAGCACCACAGTCCAGCAGGAGGAGCCATCAGCTGAAAATAAAGACGGGGACACCCTGGAGATGGAAGAGATGCAGGAAATGATCCCATCATCTGAGCCGTTAGAGCCTTGCCAATCAGTTATTGCAACAACAAATGACAGGGCTTCTGAAATCATGAAAGAGGAGGACAAAGGCATGGAAGTAGCTGATGTGGACACCCCCTCATCACAGGCAAGTGAGGCTGTGGGTGAGGATGCAGTTGTAGAAACCAGGCCCAGTGTGGTGGAGAAAATGGAAGTCAGCACATTGAGCACAGATGCTCAGCAGGTGGTCGACACATGTGAGAACCAAGTTACAGCCATTCAGGTAACATCTAGCCAGCGGATCACAGCAGATTCTGACTCTGACGAGAAACCTAGAGACATCATTGTCCAGAATAGAAAAGGAATCAGCCTGTTGGAGAGtagtgatgatgaagatgagtatgctgaggaggaggaggaggagggtgaaagCTCTGgggctgaggaagaggaggatttGGGAGACATGGAAGAGGAGAGGGCAGGACCTTCCAAAAAGTCAGGAATAGCAGGAACATCAGTTGAAGGACTCTTTGTGATTGACACGCGGCCCGGACAGGAGGCTGATGAACATTACTACAAGGAGGCGCCGACAGAGGAGGCcgagcaggaggagcaggatgAGGAGTTTGTGGATGAGGAGggggatgaagatgatgatgacgaaGATGCGCAAATCCTCTTCTCAAGTAGAAATCCTCAATT GAAAGAGTTGTCCAGCCGTATTGACCCCGGCATCAGAGTAAAGGAGCTCGGGGGTTTATACATCAATTTTGATGGCAGCAAATCAAAACCTGTCTCCAGTTCGCTGCAAAAactaaaggaaaagaagatcCAAGATGAG GTTATGAAGAAAAGTGTGATTGGACCAGACTTTGAAAAGAAGGATGCTGTGCCTCCATACAGTGAATCCAAACAAgccttaaaactgaaacgcAAA GCGGAGAGAGAGAAGTCAACAGGAGATGGTTGGTTTAATATGAAAGCCCCAGAGCTCACTCAGGAGCTTAAAGGGGACCTCCAAGTCCTAAAGATGAGAGGCTCCATGGATTCCAAGCGCTTCTATAAGAAGAACGACAGAGACGGCTTTCCCAAATATTTTCAA